One segment of Peromyscus leucopus breed LL Stock chromosome 5, UCI_PerLeu_2.1, whole genome shotgun sequence DNA contains the following:
- the LOC114710563 gene encoding desmoplakin isoform X2: protein MSCNGGSHPRINTLGRMTRAESGPDLRYEMTCGGVGGGGGGGGGGGGGTSRMYYSRRCTVNDQNSDGYCQTGTMSRHQNQNTIQELLQNCADCLMRAELIAQPELKYGDGIQLARSRELDECFAQANDQMEITDSLIREMRQMGQPCDAYQKRLLQLQEQMRALYKAISVPRVRRASSKGGGGYTCQSGSGWDEFTKRLTGECLGWMRQQRAEMDLMAWGVDSGAVEQHINNHRSIHNAIGDYRWQLDKIKADLREKSAIYQLEEEYENLLKASFERMDHLRQLQNIIQATSREIMWINDCEEEELLYDWSDKNTNIAQKQEAFSIRMSQLEVKEKELNKLKQESDQLVLNQHPASDKIEAYMDTLQTQWSWILQITKCIDVHLKENAAYFQFFEEAQSTEAYLKGLQDSIRKKYPCDKNMPLQHLLEQIKELEKEREKILEYKRQVQNLVNKSKKIVQLKPRNPDYRSNKPIILRALCDYKQDQKIVHKGDECILKDNNERSKWYVTGPGGVDMLVPSVGLIIPPPNPLAVDLSCKIEQYYEAILALWNQLYINMKSLVSWHYCMIDIEKIRAMTIAKLKTMRQEDYMKTIEDLELHYQDFIKNSQGSEMFGDDDKRRMQSQFTDAQKHYQTLVIQLPGHPQHQTVTKTEITHVGSCQDVNHNKVIETNRENDKQETWLLMELQKIRRQMEHCEGRMTLKNLLLTDQGSTHHITVKINELKSVQNDSQAIADVLNQLKDMLANFRGSEKYCYLQNEIFGLFQKLENINGVTDGYLNSLCSVRALLQAILQTEDMLKVYEARLTEEETVCLDLDKVEAYRCGLKKIKNDLNLKKSLLATMKTELQKAQQIHSQSSQQYPLYDLDLGKFSEKVMQLTDRWQKIDKQIDFRLWDLEKQIKQLRNYRDNYQSFCKWLYDAKRRQDSLESMKFGDTNTVMRFLNEQKNLHSEISGKRDKSEEVHKIAELCANSIKDYELQLASYTSGLETLLNIPIKRTMVQSPSGVILQEAADIHARYIELLTRSGDYYRFLSEMLKSLEDLKLKNTKIEVLEEELRLARDANSENCNKNKFLDQNLQKYQAECSQFKAKLVSLEELKRQAELDGKSAKQNLDKCYGQIKELNEKITRLTYEIEDEKRRRKTVEDRFDQQKNDYDQLQKARQCEKENLGWQKLESEKAIKEKEYEIERLRVLLQEEGARKREYENELAKASNRIQESKSQCTQVVQERESLLVKIKVLEQDKARLQRLEDELNRAKATLEAESRVKQRLECEKQQIQNDLNQWKTQYSRKEEAIRKIESEREKSEREKNSLRSEIERLQAEIKRIEERCRRKLEDSTRETQSQLETERCRLQREIDKLKQRPYGSHRETQTEYEWTVDSSKLVFDGLRKKVTAMQLYECQLIDKTTLDKLLKGKKSVEEVASEIQPFLRGAGAIAGASASPKEKYSLVEAKRKKFITPESTVMLLEAQAATGGIIDPHRNEKLTVDNAIARDLIDFDDRQQIYTAEKAITGFDDPFSGKTVSVSEAIKKNLIDRETGMRLLEAQLASGGVVDPVNSVFLPKDVALARGLIDRDLYRSLNDPRDSQKNFVDPITKKKVSYMQLRERCRIEPHTGLLLLSVQKRSMSFQGIRQPVTVTELVDSGILRPSTVNELESGQISYDEVGERIKDFLQGSSCIAGIYNETTKQKLGIYEAMKIGLVRPGTALELLEAQAATGFIVDPVSNLRLPVEEAYKRGLVGIEFKEKLLSAERAVTGYNDPETGNIISLFQAMNKELIEKGHGIRLLEAQIATGGIIDPKESHRLPVDMAYKRGYFNEELSEILSDPSDDTKGFFDPNTEENLTYLQLKERCIKDEETGLCLLPLKEKKKQVQTSQKNTLRKRRVVIVDPETDKEMSVQEAYKKGLIDYETFKELCEQECEWEEITITGSDGSTRVVLVDRKTGSQYDIQEAIDKGLVDRKFFDQYRSGSLSLTQFADMISLKNGVANNGGLSGSVNDDVFSSSRHESVSKISTISSVRNLTIRSSSLSDPLEESSPIAAIFDTENLEKISITEGIERGIVDSITGQRLLEAQACTGGIIHPTTGQKLSLQDAVSQGLIDQDMATRLKPAQKAFIGFEGVKGKKKMSAAEAVKEKWLPYEAGQRFLEFQFLTGGLVDPEVHGRISTEEAIRKGFIDGRAAQRLQDVSSYAKILTCPKTKLKISYKDAMNRSMVEDITGLRLLEAASVSSKGLPSPYNMSAPGSRSGSRSGSRSGSRSGSRSGSRRGSFDATGNSSSSYSYSYTFSSSSIGH, encoded by the exons TCAAACTGGCACCATGTCCAGGCACCAGAACCAGAACACCATCCAGGAGCTGCTGCAGAACTGTGCGGATTGTCTGATGCGGGCAGAGCTGATCGCGCAGCCA GAACTGAAATATGGAGATGGAATACAGCTGGCTCGGAGCAGAGAGCTGGATGAGTGTTTTGCACAGGCCAATGATCAGATGGAAATCACAGACAGCCTGATCCGGGAGATGCGGCAGATGGGCCAGCCCTGTGATGCTTATCAGAAAAG ACTGCTTCAGCTCCAGGAACAGATGCGAGCCCTTTACAAGGCCATCAGCGTCCCTCGAGTCCGCAGGGCCAGCTCCAAGGGAGGTGGAGGATACACCTGCCAGAGCGGCTCTGGGTGGGATGAGTTCACCAAACGCCTCACAGGAGAGTGTCTGGGCTGGATGAGGCAGCAGAGG gcAGAGATGGACCTGATGGCCTGGGGTGTGGACTCGGGCGCGGTGGAGCAGCACATCAACAACCACAGGAGCATCCACAACGCCATCGGGGACTACCGCTGGCAGCTGGACAAAATCAAGGCAGATCTG CGCGAGAAGTCTGCAATCTACCAGTTGGAGGAGGAATATGAAAACCTGCTG AAAGCGTCCTTCGAGAGGATGGATCACCTGCGCCAGCTGCAGAACATCATCCAGGCTACCTCTCGCGAGATCATGTGGATCAAtgactgtgaggaggaggagctgcTTTACGACTGGAGCGACAAGAACACAAACATCGCTCAGAAGCAGGAGGCTTTCTCT aTACGCATGAGTCAACTGGAAGTCAAGGAAAAGGAACTAAATAAACTTAAACAAGAAAGTGACCAACTTGTCCTCAATCAGCATCCAGCTTCTGACAAAATTGAG GCATATATGGACACACTCCAGACACAGTGGAGTTGGATTCTGCAAATCACCAAGTGCATTGATGTCCATCTCAAAGAAAATGCTGCCTACTTTCAG TTTTTTGAAGAGGCGCAGTCAACTGAAGCCTACCTGAAGGGCCTGCAGGACTCCATCAGGAAGAAGTACCCCTGTGACAAGAACATGCCCCTGCAGCACCTGCTGGAGCAGATCAAAGAGCTGGAG AAAGAACGGGAGAAAATCCTCGAATACAAGCGCCAGGTGCAGAACTTGGTCAACAAGTCTAAGAAGATTGTGCAGCTGAAGCCTCGGAACCCAGACTACAGGAGCAACAAGCCCATTATCCTCAGGGCTCTGTGCGACTACAAACAAGACCAG AAAATCGTGCACAAAGGTGATGAGTGCATCCTGAAGGACAACAATGAACGCAGCAAGTGGTACGTGACGGGTCCTGGAGGCGTCGACATGCTCGTGCCCTCCGTGGGCCTGATCATCCCTCCTCCAAACCCACTGGCCGTGGACCTTTCCTGCAA gaTCGAGCAGTACTATGAAGCCATCCTGGCTCTGTGGAACCAGCTCTACATCAACATGAAGAGCCTGGTGTCCTGGCACTACTGCATGATTGACATTGAGAAGATCAGGGCCATGACTATCGCCAAG CTGAAAAcgatgagacaggaggattacatgAAGACCATTGAAGACCTTGAGCTCCATTACCAAGATTTCATCAAAAACAGCCAAGGCTCGGAGATGTTCGGCGATGATGACAAGCGGCGGATGCAGTCTCAGTTCACTGATGCCCAGAAGCATTACCAGACCCTGGTCATCCAGCTCCCTGGCCACCCCCAGCACCAGACAG TCACCAAAACTGAAATCACTCATGTGGGCTCCTGCCAAGATGTCAACCACAATAAAGTAATTGAAACCAACAGAGAGAACGACAAACAGGAGACATGGCTGCTGATGGAGCTGCAGAAGATCCGCAGGCAGATGGAGCATTGTGAGGGCAGGATGACGCTTAAAAACCTCCTGCTCACAGACCAAGGCTCTACACACCACATCACAGTGAAAATCAACGAGCTCAAG AGTGTGCAGAATGACTCACAAGCCATCGCCGATGTTCTCAATCAGCTTAAAGACATGCTTGCCAACTTCCGAGGCTCCGAAAAATACTGCTATTTACAGAATGAGATATTTGGACTATTTCAGAAGCTGGAAAATATCAACGGTGTCACAGATGGCTACTTAAACAG CCTGTGCTCCGTGAGAGCTCTTCTCCAGGCTATTCTGCAAACGGAAGACATGCTGAAGGTCTATGAAGCGAGGCTGACGGAGGAGGAAACTGTCTGTCTGGACCTAGATAAAGTGGAAGCTTACCGCTGTGGACTGAAG aaaataaaaaatgacctGAACTTGAAGAAGTCCCTGTTGGCCACCATGAAGACAGAGCTTCAGAAGGCTCAGCAGATCCACTCCCAGTCCTCACAGCAGTACCCTCTCTATGACCTGGACCTGGGCAAATTCAGCGAGAAAGTGATGCAGCTGACAGATCGCTGGCAaaagatagataaacagatagactTCAG ATTGTGGGACCTGGAGAAACAAATCAAACAGCTGAGGAATTATCGCGATAACTACCAGAGCTTCTGCAAGTGGCTATACGATGCTAAACGCCGCCAAGACTCTTTGGAGTCCATGAAGTTTGGAGACACCAACACAGTCATGCGGTTTTTGAATGAGCAGAAG AACCTGCACAGTGAAATATCTGGCAAGCGAGATAAGTCAGAAGAAGTGCACAAAATTGCTGAACTCTGTGCAAACTCAATTAAG GATTATGAACTCCAGCTGGCATCATACACCTCCGGGCTGGAAACTCTACTGAACATACCTATCAAGAGGACCATGGTTCAGTCCCCATCTGGGGTGATTCTTCAAGAG GCTGCCGACATTCATGCACGGTACATAGAACTACTGACGAGGTCTGGAGACTACTATAGGTTCTTAAGTGAGATGCTGAAGAGTTTGGAAGATCTGAAG CTGAAAAATACCAAGATTGAAGTTTTGGAAGAGGAGCTAAGACTGGCCCGAGACGCCAACTCTGAAAACTGCAATAAGAATAAGTTCCTGGATCAGAACCTGCAGAAATACCAGGCAGAGTGTTCCCAGTTCAAAGCAAAGCTCGTGAGTCTGGAGGAGCTGAAGAGACAAGCTGAGCTGGATGGAAAATCAGCCAAGCAAAACCTGGACAAGTGCTATGGCCAAATCAAGGAGCTCAATGAGAAGATCACCCGGCTGACGTACGAGATCGAAGACGAAAAGCGCAGGAGGAAGACTGTGGAGGACAGATTCGACCAACAGAAGAACGACTATGATCAGTTGCAGAAGGCAAGGCAGTGTGAGAAGGAGAACCTTGGCTGGCAGAAGCTGGAGTCCGAGAAAGCCATCAAGGAGAAGGAGTACGAGATAGAGAGGTTGAGGGttctgctgcaggaggagggcGCCCGgaagagagaatatgaaaatgAGCTGGCAAAG gCATCTAATAGGATCCAGGAGTCAAAGAGTCAGTGTACCCAAGTGgttcaggagagagagagcctgctGGTGAAAATTAAAGTCCTGGAGCAGGACAAGGCAaggctgcagaggctggaggacgaACTGAACCGTGCCAAAGCAACGCTGGAGGCTGAAAGCCGGGTCAAACAGCGCTTGGAGTGTGAGAAACAGCAGATCCAGAACGACCTGAACCAGTGGAAGACTCAGTACTCCCGCAAGGAGGAGGCCATTAGGAAGATAGAGTCCGAAAGagagaagagtgagagagagaaaaacagcctTCGGAGTGAGATTGAGAGACTCCAGGCGGAGATCAAGAGGATCGAAGAGAGGTGCAGGCGGAAGCTGGAGGATTCGACCAGGGAGACTCAGTCCCAGCTGGAAACGGAACGCTGCCGGCTTCAGAGGGAGATCGACAAACTCAAGCAGCGCCCATATGGCTCCCATCGGGAGACCCAGACGGAGTATGAGTGGACTGTTGATTCCTCTAAGCTGGTGTTTGATGGGCTGAGGAAGAAGGTGACGGCCATGCAGCTCTATGAGTGCCAACTGATCGACAAGACAACGCTGGACAAGCTGTTGAAGGGGAAGAAGTCAGTGGAGGAGGTGGCTTCCGAGATCCAGCCTTTCCTCCGCGGCGCGGGGGCCATTGCTGGTGCTTCCGCTTCTCCCAAGGAAAAATACTCTTTGGTGGaggccaagagaaagaaattcatCACCCCAGAATCCACGGTCATGCTTCTGGAGGCCCAGGCAGCCACCGGTGGTATCATTGACCCCCATCGGAATGAGAAGCTCACGGTGGACAATGCCATAGCACGCGATCTCATTGACTTCGATGACCGCCAGCAGATCTACACAGCGGAGAAAGCCATCACTGGCTTTGATGACCCATTTTCAGGCAAGACAGTATCTGTGTCAGAAGCCATCAAGAAGAATTTGATTGACAGAGAAACCGGGATGCGCCTGCTGGAAGCCCAGCTTGCTTCAGGGGGTGTAGTAGACCCCGTCAACAGTGTCTTTTTGCCAAAAGATGTCGCCTTGGCCCGTGGGCTGATTGATAGAGATTTGTATCGCTCCCTGAATGATCCCCGAGATAGTCAGAAAAACTTCGTGGACCCAATCACCAAGAAGAAGGTCAGCTACATGCAGCTGAGAGAACGGTGCAGAATCGAACCGCACACGGGTCTGCTCCTGCTGTCGGTACAGAAGAGAAGCATGTCCTTCCAAGGAATCAGACAACCTGTGACCGTCACGGAGCTGGTTGATTCTGGCATATTGAGACCATCCACTGTAAATGAACTGGAATCCGGTCAGATTTCTTATGACGAGGTTGGTGAAAGAATTAAGGACTTCCTCCAGGGTTCCAGCTGCATAGCAGGTATATACAATGAGACCACGAAGCAGAAGCTTGGCATTTATGAGGCTATGAAGATTGGCTTGGTTCGACCTGGGACCGCTCTGGAGCTGCTGGAAGCCCAGGCAGCTACTGGTTTTATCGTGGATCCTGTCAGCAATTTGAGGTTACCTGTGGAGGAAGCCTACAAGAGAGGTCTGGTGGGCATTGAGTTCAAAGAGAAGCTTCTGTCCGCAGAGCGAGCCGTCACCGGGTATAATGACCCTGAAACCGGAAACATCATCTCTTTGTTCCAAGCAATGAACAAGGAACTCATTGAGAAGGGCCATGGCATTCGCCTGCTGGAAGCACAGATTGCAACCGGCGGTATCATCGATCCAAAGGAGAGCCATCGTTTACCGGTGGACATGGCATATAAGAGGGGGTATTTCAATGAGGAGCTTAGCGAGATCCTCTCAGACCCAAGTGATGACACCAAGGGCTTTTTTGATCCGAACACTGAAGAAAATCTTACTTATCTGCAGCTGAAGGAAAGATGTATCAAGGATGAGGAGACGGGGCTCTGTCTCCTGCCgctgaaagaaaagaagaagcaggTGCAGACGTCACAAAAGAACACCCTCCGGAAGCGGCGAGTGGTCATAGTCGACCCAGAAACCGACAAGGAGATGTCTGTTCAGGAGGCCTACAAGAAAGGCCTTATTGATTACGAAACCTTCAAAGAGCTATGTGAGCAGGAGTGTGAGTGGGAAGAAATCACCATCACTGGATCAGATGGCTCTACCAGGGTGGTCCTGGTAGACAGGAAGACCGGCAGTCAGTATGACATCCAAGAGGCTATTGACAAAGGCTTGGTTGACAGGAAGTTTTTTGATCAGTACCGATCCGGCAGCCTGAGCCTCACGCAGTTTGCTGATATGATCTCCTTGAAAAACGGAGTCGCCAACAATGGCGGCTTGAGCGGAAGTGTCAACGATGATGTCTTTAGCAGCTCCCGACACGAATCAGTAAGTAAGATTTCCACCATATCCAGCGTTAGAAATTTAACCATCAGAAGTAGCTCTCTGTCTGACCCCCTGGAGGAGTCAAGCCCCATTGCAGCCATCTTCGACACAGAAAACCTGGAGAAAATCTCGATTACAGAAGGTATAGAGAGGGGCATCGTGGATAGCATCACCGGTCAGAGGCTTCTGGAGGCCCAGGCCTGCACCGGTGGCATCATCCACCCTACCACGGGTCAGAAGCTGTCACTTCAAGATGCAGTCTCCCAAGGTCTCATTGACCAAGATATGGCCACCAGGCTGAAGCCTGCCCAGAAGGCCTTCATTGGCTTTGAAGGTgtgaagggaaagaagaagatgTCTGCAGCCGAGGCCGTGAAAGAAA